The following is a genomic window from Cardinium endosymbiont of Dermatophagoides farinae.
TCTTTGTGTGACGGGGCTATTGATACCACAACTGCTTCAGGAGAATTAATTTTTAACATATTTTCTTCTTTGGCGCAATTTGAGCGTCGTCTTACCCAAGAAAGAACACGGGCAGGTTTAGAGGCAGCAAGAGCGCGTGGTAAGAAAGGCGGTCGAAAAAGATTATCCTCCACAGATCCTAAGGTATTGATGGCTAAAAACATGCATAAGGATCATGGTATGGCCATTAATGATATCTGTAAAACATTAAAAATTTCCAGAGCAAGCTTTTATCGATATGTTAATTTATAGGGCCATCCTTTAAGTTTAGACAAAGTCTTTAAGGGTAGGACATAGTTATGCATTGAATGTATGATAGCTTTTTCAATTCCAAAAAATATTTCTTAAAAAGCAAATACTATGATGTGTAATATAATGGTACTAGTCGAAATAATTTGTAAATCCATGTTAATGATTATTTATTTATCAGAATATTCTTGCATAGCATGTGCCTACTAAAACAGAAAATTAGAAACATCTCTCATGGAAATTAAAAACAAACACTTTTTTGTAACTTAAAAGAATTAATATATTATATATGTACTTACAAATACATTTAAGCAATTATTCCTTCCCAACTATTTAATGCTTCTTAGTAAGTTATCTTTATGACAAAAAATTTGCAACATGACAGCTTAGCAAAAAAAATACTTTCAGATCCAATAGCTGCTCGGGAATTTTTAGATCATTATTTACCAGAATCCTGTAAATCATTATTGGATATGTCCACGCTTAAAATTGAGAAAGAATCGTATGTAGAAGATAATTTAAAGCAAAAATTTAGTGATTTAGTATTCTCTATCAAGATGAAAAATAGTCAGAAAGCGTTCATCTACACGTTAATAGAGGCCGAGGTCAGCCCTAAGTATTGGACAGCATTCAAGTTATGGAAATATATGTTTCTCTTGCTAGAAAGGCATAAGACGAAAAAGAAATCAAAACTTCCACTAATAATTCCGTTGATCCTCTATCATGGTAATACACCTTTTAATGTCCCAAGAAATCTATGGGATTTGTTTAGTGAACCGATCCTTGCCAAAACACTTATGGGTGGTGATTATCAATTGGTAGACCTATATGCTATGCCAGATGATGAGATCAAACAGAAGGCACACTTTGGAATGATGCAATATTTTATGAAATATGTTCACACCCGTGATATGCTTAAATTATGGGAGGAATTTTTAGAAAACTTTAAGCCTTGTATTATACTAGATAAAGAAAAAGGTTATATTTATATAAGGAATTTTTTATGGTATACTGACAGTAAATTACCAGAAGATAAGTACCAAGATTTAGAAAATATCATTAGGGAACATCTTCCTAAAGAAGATAAAGAAGATCTTATGAGAACTATAGCACAAAAATATAGGGAAGAGGGTATCCGAATAGGGCAGGAGAGTGGTATCAAAATAGGACAGGAAAAAGGTAAGTTAGAGGGTAAGTTAGAGGGTAAGTTAGAGGGTAAGTTAGAGGGAGAAAATGAGAAAGCCATTTCTATCGCTAGAGCTATGCTTGCAAAGCGTTACCCGTTAGGAGATATTATTGCTCTTACTGGTTTATCCAGATCTCGCATTCAGGAGCTTATGTAGTCCTACTTATAGCTATCCTATTCGGTTAATGCTATATATTTCGGTTGAAACAATCCGGTGTTAAAGAAATCATTATTTACCCAATATAGATCTGGATCTTTGGTTTTGGCTAACACCTTCTTAGCGCATAATTCTGCTGTCCCATCACAGGGGTATTCCATATTTATATATATCATAAACCTATTAAACTCATTTAGCTTAAAATAAGAATTTCTCTTCTGAAAATGAATGTTTACACATTAAATAGTCGGCCCTGAAGTATTATTTATTTGTTAATCAGTATAAAAAGCATTAAAAACCCGTTAAATTTATATCAAGAAATAACAACTTTTTGAATTGTTTGGTATAAAAACCTTGCAAAATAGGAGACTAAATCTAGGCAGATATATAATATTTTAGTAACCATTGGTTATAAATTTATGTGACTGATTTATAGATGTTTAATATTATTTAATTCGCTAATATTTGCATCTACTAAATAAATATTTTATCTAGTTTTATTAATATACAATATATAATACGTTGATAACCAAGATTATTCATTGTTAAGTTGTTATATTTAAATGCATATGGAATAAACTTTGTATAATAATTTTTTATTTATACTGATTGT
Proteins encoded in this region:
- a CDS encoding recombinase family protein, which encodes MAKLVGYVRVSTQDQEVHLQVDALAKAGCASNMIFIDKISGAKSERPGLRKCLESLNSGDTLLVWRLDRLGRSMAHLVQLIEDLYQKGIGFRSLCDGAIDTTTASGELIFNIFSSLAQFERRLTQERTRAGLEAARARGKKGGRKRLSSTDPKVLMAKNMHKDHGMAINDICKTLKISRASFYRYVNL
- a CDS encoding Rpn family recombination-promoting nuclease/putative transposase, with amino-acid sequence MTKNLQHDSLAKKILSDPIAAREFLDHYLPESCKSLLDMSTLKIEKESYVEDNLKQKFSDLVFSIKMKNSQKAFIYTLIEAEVSPKYWTAFKLWKYMFLLLERHKTKKKSKLPLIIPLILYHGNTPFNVPRNLWDLFSEPILAKTLMGGDYQLVDLYAMPDDEIKQKAHFGMMQYFMKYVHTRDMLKLWEEFLENFKPCIILDKEKGYIYIRNFLWYTDSKLPEDKYQDLENIIREHLPKEDKEDLMRTIAQKYREEGIRIGQESGIKIGQEKGKLEGKLEGKLEGKLEGENEKAISIARAMLAKRYPLGDIIALTGLSRSRIQELM